The DNA region GCACGTCAGCGTCAAAGGCCTCGCCCTGACACACTCCCTGAGGCGCGTCAGAGGCAACTGAGCACCAGCGGTAATCGCCGTTCTGGCGATTCGTTGCCGCAGCCCAGGCAATGTCGTTCGTGGCCCACGAGCCATCGTCCTGCTGCGCGAACTGCACCCTGGTGAACACGAACTCATTGTTCAGGTGCCGCTCCTCTGGGGCCGACTCACTGATCGCGTTGCCAGTGCCATACAGCACCGGGGTGTCGTTGATGACATCGAATGGCTGGGGAGCATGCGAGTGGTGATTCACGATGAAATCGAAGGCCCCGCTCTCGGCGAGCGCCGTCGCGTTATCGACCTGCTCCCAGTTCGGCTCACTCGTGTACTCGGTGCCAACGTGCTGCGCACCAATAACGATCTCGGCGCCCAACTCACGGGCCTTCTGCGCCCGCTCGATCGCGAGCTCTGGCATGAGCGGGTAGTCAACCTGCCAGTCGTGTTCGGCGTAGAGCCCGTTCAACGAGAAGGTCGCCGCGACGATGCCGATCTTGACGCCGTTCGCTTCAACGATGAGCACCTCATCGTCTTCTTCAGGGCTTCGCGCCGTGCCGGTGTGTTGAATGCCAGCGGCGTCGAGCGTATCGAGGGTTCGCACGAGCCCCTCGGTGCCCTGATCGACGGCGTGGTTCGTCGCGGTGGTACACACGTCGTACCCAACGTCTGCCGCCGCAAACGCCACCTCCGGCGGCACCGAGAACATCGGGAAGGCGCTGTACGGGCCACCGAAATCAGCGAGCGGCGTCTCCATGTTGCAGATGTTGAGGTCGGCTCGGTCAAGGTAGGGCTTCATACCCTCCAGGAGTGACGAGAAGTCAAAGTTGTGCCCCTCGGCCGTGGTGGGCACGGCGAAGCCACTCCAAAGCCCCTCGTGGAAGAGCAGGTCGCCCGAGACCGTCACCGAGACGCAGTGATCTGTGGGGCATTCAGGCCCCTTGCCCGGTTGCGCAACCGGCTCTGGTTCGGGCTCTGGCTCAGGGGCAGGTGCCTCTTCGACCGGTTGAGGAGCCTCTGGCTCTGGTTCGGGGGCACAGCCCGTGAGTGCAAGCAGTACTGTGCCGACAATGGCACAGCTCGTCAACATGAGTCGCATAGCTTTCAGTGTAAAGCAAAAGAAAAGACCGGGCCACAGAACGCCTCTCGGCGAAGGTCCGCTCGAAGCGGCAAAAGATGGAGCCCGGGGTTACTGTGGCCCGGCGCTTTCTAGTGTACTAGACCGGTGCGCCATGCCCTGGCCCCAGACCGAAAAACTTCAGCAATCTCTGAAAAACGGAGCGCTTGGCGGGTGAGCTTCGTCGCCTGGACCTCGTCGGTTGCCTCGCGGCTATCGGCGAGATCGGCCGCTCCAGCAGCAAAGACCTCGCTCGCGCTC from Leucobacter sp. UCMA 4100 includes:
- a CDS encoding CapA family protein, which gives rise to MRLMLTSCAIVGTVLLALTGCAPEPEPEAPQPVEEAPAPEPEPEPEPVAQPGKGPECPTDHCVSVTVSGDLLFHEGLWSGFAVPTTAEGHNFDFSSLLEGMKPYLDRADLNICNMETPLADFGGPYSAFPMFSVPPEVAFAAADVGYDVCTTATNHAVDQGTEGLVRTLDTLDAAGIQHTGTARSPEEDDEVLIVEANGVKIGIVAATFSLNGLYAEHDWQVDYPLMPELAIERAQKARELGAEIVIGAQHVGTEYTSEPNWEQVDNATALAESGAFDFIVNHHSHAPQPFDVINDTPVLYGTGNAISESAPEERHLNNEFVFTRVQFAQQDDGSWATNDIAWAAATNRQNGDYRWCSVASDAPQGVCQGEAFDADVRTRTEVTMTRFEAPLVREWRITDE